In the genome of Candidatus Aminicenantes bacterium, the window CCCGTCGCCACACACCGGACATTGCATGCCGCCATTATCGCATATTTGAAAGCAAGTTTAGGAAGTTGGAGAGTTGGAGAGTTGGAGAGAAAAAGCACCCCCGGCCCCCCCTTGCCTCTCACCCTTCACTGATTTTCAACTTTTTAATTGGGATTGAATGATGTTGAAATATGATATCATATATGCTATCATATTGGCGTGGACAAAAGCCTTCTGGATAATCCGAAGAACGTGCGCTTCGATGACCTGCTGAACCTTTGTCGCAAGTACTTCGGAGAGCCCCGGATTCGCGGCAGTCACCACATTTTCAAGACGCCGTGGGCCGGAGATCCTTTTGTCAACCTGCAGAGGGACGGCAAAGCCGTCAAGCCCTACCAGGTAAGGGATGTCCGGAAAGCCCTGGAGAAACTGGAGGCCGAACATGGCAAGTAAGGAGAATCGTTATACTTACCGCATCGAGTGGTCGAGTGAGGATGGAGCCTTTATCGCCCGCTGTGCCGAGTTCCCCGGCCTGGGCGCGCACGGCAAAACCCAGGAAGAGGCGCTGGCACAGGCACGAATCGCCGTGGCGGGCATGGTGGAATGGCTGCGGGACGAGGGGAAAGAGGTCCCGGTGCCCCTGGGTGAAAAGAAGTACCGCGGCCACATCTCGTTGCGCATCCCCCCGGATGTC includes:
- a CDS encoding toxin HicA codes for the protein MCYHIGVDKSLLDNPKNVRFDDLLNLCRKYFGEPRIRGSHHIFKTPWAGDPFVNLQRDGKAVKPYQVRDVRKALEKLEAEHGK
- a CDS encoding type II toxin-antitoxin system HicB family antitoxin, yielding MASKENRYTYRIEWSSEDGAFIARCAEFPGLGAHGKTQEEALAQARIAVAGMVEWLRDEGKEVPVPLGEKKYRGHISLRIPPDVHRAMAIQAAEQNVSLNQLILSKLT